Genomic DNA from Ctenopharyngodon idella isolate HZGC_01 chromosome 1, HZGC01, whole genome shotgun sequence:
ttttaaattaattcaccagtaaattgtatggctcccacagtaaatgttgtattgtcttatatatgatttattttaccagttgtggaatccaaccattcagcCATCTGATGTAatgtagttagcctactttattgagtatttccattttatgcaactttatacatttattaatagtaaattaataattaataaatttaagatcatcatgtttgcagcgaacaatatatttcagacctagtggaataatatctaggtctgaattgaaataggctatattgtacgttttaatggatcacgctagaaacataatgatcttataatacatgatgcattgctgtgtccgttatcgcataattcacacttttggacacttttacttcaatggacattagacaacactgcaaaatcaagctgttatattcatatatttattgtccaacatttccaatttttctgatgcatgtccttaatttaatttcatatgttggtaataattcagtatttataagccttttaaagaattttaacccaaactgactgggtttctagagagcaaaggttttgtgaaaaaagtggaagacttaaacacaaagtgtgtaaaataaactgtaaaaaggatttgatgatcactagtgatagtattttattctgtgttgtcatcattcaggttggatttggattttttttttttaacaaagcagctgatattgccatagaaactagtgggctgtcgactcgctttcaccccaaaatggcggaaacgcagggccgctgctgggcgccggtgttgcaatggaacgttctattgagtgtcgcttcttgttagtgtatattctttggcgctagtcaatgcatttgtcagttgcgtctcgtAAGATGTTTAAAGTAGAAACAAtgtccttgtttcagtccatttcaatttaaaagtctttgcaactgactgactcactcataaagacagtctttgccgccatctcatgacgtattaatgtaactttcactgaagtcgaaatcactaacggactctttctcaataccaaaaaaatacgacatgttatttatataaaatgttatttattgaacaataatatttaaattaacaacatagccattataacagtataagaagtaaaataggacATAAACAAgtaaacagttcagtcaaacgtacaaaagcagcactctagttagtacaggatttaattacaatgtaaatataaagttatgaaacttaatatagcccttaagccaaatctattagctctggaacaagtaatagattaataagaccaaagattgcctgtttgatataccaaaaacaaattatacctcatgtttaaacactatctacataagagccagcggcaaattcttgaaggactggccgagatgaagctgttctctgcgagTACATGAGCACTGAACGGTCGCTGGTGGCCTGGAGCTTGCATCTCCgaaagcgtctaaacaaattttcaagtAGGCGCTGTTAGCGTGTAAATCGCATATGTCCggtctaaacaactatattgttgcttaaaagaaaaaactacattctgttaaaaaataacagtagtatctttataaatatggtgggtttgctcCTCCGCCATGACTGTGAGAATACTGACAGCGGAGTGATTCAAACGGTGAAACGGTTCCCATGGCAATACAGGTACaatatcgcatggctggaaagacctctcagccaatcagattcgagaaccagaaagaactactatatatatatatatatatatatatagttagtAGCATAAgcacagactgaagacagatgAATAAAGTTCAAACGCGATGTTTAATAAGGGTCCGCAGGAAAATAAACATAGAGAGTAGCTGAACTGAGGAAAAGGAGGAACTTAAGTACGCATCCAAACAAGGTTAATTAATTAAACACCACTGAACCAAACAAACTAATAATTATcagtaaccatagaaacaaaagTACAGGTAGGAAAATAACAAAGAAAACCAGGAAAccaatgaaaacaaactaaaagtccatgaaaacagaAACTAACTGAACATAATTGTGACAATATACACAACCCATATATAtcaaaaacaagattttttaaatgtttttgaaataagtctctctTAAATACATgtacaaattatttatataattttatttagtgtgaaaaaaaattatatttgtctTTTGACAGTTTGCATGGGACTCCAATAACTATGACCTGTTGGCTGCTGGAAGGTACTGTTGAATCTGTGAGCtcttaaaatacacacacacacacacacaggacagAGATATGTATGTTGTAGTCTGAGGTGAACATAAGGGCAGACAGCCATACATGACTCATTTGTTTATGTCGCACATTGTGATGCACCATTCAGTGTAAAAATATTTGTGGTTGACCTCATTTAAGTTATTAGTCACGTTCTGTTCCTGTTTTGGTTACCATGAAATTTCatgagaaaattaaattttCTTCTGTTGTAGTCTTGCTGGTCATCTGATTGAGTGCGGTGCACAGGCCACAGGGGGGATTTTTACAGACTGGCACACAGTTCCTGACTGGTAACAACTCAAAATCTAATATATTCATGGcacatttcacctcaaaatcaaaagagaaaaattCATTGcgttgtgacattattttcatgacagcactttttttctccataaattctcattacagtaatttatttttgatgtttctttgatgtttttttttttgttatatatatatatatatatatatatatatatatatatatatatacacacacacaaacacactgccgttcaaaagtttgggatctgtaattttttttaatgtttttaaaagagctTATGcccacaaaggctgcatttatttgatttttttatttgaatatgttacgaaatgtaatttattcctgtgatgcaaatctgaattttcagcattactccagtcttcagtgtcacatgatccttcagaaatcattctaatatcctgATTTGCTGcagttcaagaaacatttattattatcaatgttgaaaaaagttgtgtacaattttttttccatgattcttcgataaatagaaagtaaaaaaacagcatttatctgaaatagaaaccttttgtaatattatacactaccattcaaaagtttgggggtctgtaagattttcttttgaaagaaattaattcttttattcagcaaggacgcattaaattgattatatatatatatatatatatatacagtgggtacggaaagtattcagacccccttaaatttttcactctttgttatattgcagccatttgctaaaatcatttaagttcatttttttcctcattaatgtacacacagcaccccatattgacagaaaaacacagaattgttgacatttttgcagatttattaaaaaagaaaaactgaaatatcacatggtcctaagtattcagaccctttgctcagtatttagtagaagcacccttttgatctaatacagccatgagtctttttgggaaagatgcaacaagtttttcacacctggatttggggatcctctgccattcctccttgcagatcctctccagttctgtcaggttggatggtaaacgttggtggacagccatttttaggtctctccagagatgctcaattgggtttaagtcagggctctggctgggccattcaagaacagtcatggagttgttgtgaagcaattccttcgttattttagctgtgtgcttagggtcattgtcttgttggaaggtaaaccttcggcccagtctgaggtcctcagcactctggagaaggttttcgtccaggataacttgaccgcattcatctttccctcgattgcaaccagtcgtcctgtccctgcagctgaaaaacacccccacagcatgatgctgccaccaccatgcttcactgttgggactgtattggacaggtgatgagcagtgcctggttttctccacacataccgcttagaattaaggccaaaaagttctatcttggtctcatcagaccagagaatcttatttctcaccatctttagcaaactccatgcgggctttcatgtgtcttgcactgaggagaggcttccgtcgggccactctgccataaagccccgactggtggagggctgcagtgatggttgactttctacaactttctcccatctcctgactgcatctctggagctcagccacagtgatctttgggttcttctttacctctctcaccaaggctcttctcccccgatagctcagtttggccggatggccagctctaggaagggctctggtcgtcccaaacgtcttccatttaaggattatggagaccactgtgctcttaggaaccttaagtgcagcagaaatttttttgtaaccatggccagatctgtgccttgccacaattctgtctctgagctcttcaggcagttcctttgacctcatgattctcatttgctctgacatgcactgtgagctgtaaggtcttatatagacaggtgtgtggctttcctaatcaagtccaatcagtataatcaaacacagctggactcaaatgaaggtgtagaaccatctcaaggatgatcagaagaaatggacagcacctgagttaaatatatgagtgtcacagcaaagggtctgaatacttaggaccatgtgatatttcagtttttcttttttaataaatctgcaaaaatgtcaacaattctgtgtttttctgtcaatatgcggtgctgtgtgtacattaatgaggaaaaaaaatgaacttaaatgattttagcaaatggctgcaatataacaaagagtgaaaaatgtaagggggtctgaatactttccgtacccactgtaaatatatgtgtaaaTCAATACCTGAATGTAGTATTTCATACTTAATTCCATTAAGAGATCATATCTTTGcttccggtaacactttattttacagtgtccttgttacacgttacatgtagttactgtagtaaactgtccataattacatgcaactaacccttaACCACACcctaatatttaattattattacttagtACTTAAATGTTATGTAacacagacaccttaaaataaagtgtaaccaaaaatcCTAACGGTCCTGAAAAAGGCTTTCTTCTCTTCAAGTAAAATACAATTTGTtaattcttttgattttggtgtGAAATATAACTTTGACTTCAGTGACTTCAAATCCTACAAAACGTACCTCATTCTTTGTTTATAATGACAGTGGGAAGTATTATGTGCATTCTCATTTGATTTGCAGGGATAACATGGGCTTCCCGGTAGTGGAATGTTCTGCTGATGGTTCATTTACACTGTCCAAACCTCCAAAAACCGGTGGGCTGGTTTCATTTGGTACAGTGGCAGAGCAATTAGTGTATGAGATCGGAGACCCACAGCATTACCTCCTACCTGATGTAACATGTGACTTCTCCAATGTCACCATTACTGAGATCCCAGGTCATTTTTTTCAGTCAGCTTTTACTGGATCTTACAATCATGGTTGTTTCTGATATTCAGGCAGTGGCATATTTAAAATgagtaataattttaatattgtggAGGGACAACTTTAAACAAGCCAAAGCTGGTTGGTGACAGTTCTTATCTCCAGTAGAAAGTCCTCACACAGTGATCAGATGGTTGTTGTTTATTATCTCTAAATGTCTGACTCAGAGACACAGCCCATTGACTTTACACCAGTTGTCTAGACTGGCTACCTAAGAGCCGGTTCCAGCTATCTGCTATAACCTTTGCAacctttaatttaaatgttattttctttgtcacaaaacaaatgttttatttgtccCCTTAACTTCCATCTCATTGTCCATGTAATCAGTAAGCTAATAGTACAGTATGTACACTAGCTTGATTTGATCTTTTGTGGAAACATTCAAAATGCTGAGATCAATATGTTACAAGGCTGTTTTAAGGGCTGATATCTagagatgaatgcggccaatagctgctatatataaaaatatcccAAGACTgatgaatttaaattaaaatctgcCATAGATTAATATCAcattattaagttatttttttatataaattataaatattaatgattaaatgttaaatattcatGCTACTTCTTTTGCCCTTCTGATTTCTAGATGTGGATGGTGGAGCAGTGAAAGTAGGTGGTGCCAAGGGATCACCTCCATCAGGTGACTATAAGGTTGGTTAACCTTTCCACTCGAGTTAGTTTAAGTcagtcattttaattaaagtttaaattttattttttatgtaataatcaAGAATTAATAAATTAGCTTCTTTTTAAATTGGTTATGGTTTGTATTTTGTCATCTCAAGGTTTGTGCCACATATATGGATGGGTTCAGGGCGACAGCAGTTTGTCCTGTTGGTGGTCCGAGAGCTGTGGAAAAAGCCAGAAGAACAGCAGAGAGTATTATCAAAAGGTTAAGGCTTTATTCTTATTAAGGCTTTAGAGCTTAGTTTATTCTTATAGGTCAAATACTTGAAGTTTAAtcaattgtttaaaaaacaaaacacacttttACCATTGGAATCGACAATACAAGTTGGTAAAAGGTAGATTAAAGgacaattcacactgcaccaacAGGACCCAACCAGTGCGGACAATCACCAGATTACAGTATGTTTACCATGGCATATTTTTAGAactgttactgactatttaaatctagcgggtttggtgtcttgtgtttcaaatccaatggcGCTGATAGTGACGATTCTCTATGACCAGTCAGTggtctgcagtgtttacacgtcacatttagtattGGTACGGCTTgcttggaacctcaaccgaggtggtactatttaagcgagcCATACCTTTCCGTACTGAGCTGTCCCATGCAGTGGAACGGTGCCAAAAAGTGAGCCAAAGTTAGTCGTACCgaaccgtaccatgcagtggaaaagcgtcGTTTAAGCGAGCCGTAACGTTCCGTACCGAGCCGTGAcgtcccatgcagtggaaaagcaccaaAAAGTGAGCCGTATCGAGCCGTACCGTACCATGTACTGGAAAAGTGCCATTAGAAgataaggttctatatagaatcattaagggttctgtcaggtgcttcatatatagaacattTTAGGGTTTCccattatgggatcattttatgaatgtagttttaattaatttgttttaattaatttctaattttaaagtgccccaattatgattttttgaatattacattttaatgcaatgGGTAATAAAGCTGTTTGTGAAGGTAAAagttctgcaaagttttaaagatcaaaatgCATGACAAAAAAgctattgtctcctaaaagaaagaattgatTCTGTGCTGCCGAAACGAGTCATCAGCAATTccacttcctgttacatacctaCATAAcaattgtaacaaatttgcataatgcccaaCTATGGTTTTCACTGGCTGCCTGCGAATGATGTCTACTTTGCCCCGCCCttaaacactgtagttgtagctgaggcctggaagagtttggttcatgttgtcgacatgtcaagaagatgctgttttcagtgCTACGAATCCACTTTTCATGCACTTCAAAAAGGACAAGGACTCGTGTTGAAATTGATAAGTAAAAACCGATGCCATCGTTTGTATCACTATATATCGAGACCTCCaaaataaaccattaaaatagcataatagggcaCTTTaactaaattttatgaattaaacagcttgtaaacatacgTTACCactataaaaaaatcaatatgacccattaaacatgaaagtattgggttttatatagaaccccactgaacctttttttctaAGACTGTAGCGCTTCATCATGAAACATCATCTGTAGGACCCAGCGAATTTTCAGACAGTTGGGTTTGGAGGACTATGCTGAAGTCAACATTCAAGTTCTAGGCGCTGAGGACACATATGGACCACATGCGATCAATAAAGTAggctgtctgtttttgttttctgttgaaAATTGTGTTTAACATCACAGTCCGTTTACAATTAGAACAAATAACCTACAGTTTTTGAAGGCTGTTCTTTATTGTGCAGGGTCCTCGTGAGGCTGTGGTTTGGATGGCCGTCCATCACAAGCAGAAGAAAGCACTAGAGTTTTTCTCAAGAGAGGTGGCACCAGCGGGAACAGGCATGGGTGAGTTAAAACCTCAACTCCATCTTATCCTACTCTGTTTCCAAACCACTATGGTTAAGTTTAAAGCTGAAGAACATTTGAACAACTTAGGTCAGTAtcttatttctttctctctcccctCTATAGCCCCAGGACTCACAGCTATTGTAGGAGGGCGACCAAGAATGTGAGTGTTAGAAGTTTTTTTTAAGCATGAAAAACTGTTTATAAGTTTAGATTAGAGTGTACCACCAAATGTTGTATATGTTtgtcttatttctctttctagATCACCAGTTCTGAAACCTTTCTTTTTCCTGCATCCCAAAGCAGATCTGAAGGTAttaccattatttttttatgagtaCCAtgataataccatgttttttgtaCCATGgtaatgatattttattttggaaaaTCATTCAAATACAATAATTTTATGAATATGGTAATACAGTACCATagtatagggtgaattcaggcaAACTAGCTCACATTTCTTATTGAGATGAACAGAAAAAAGTGGCCCAATAAACCTGAATTCACGCTTCCATCTATGTATCTGATACCATCACTTTATGCTTTTTTATAAAAGGagctgaaacaaaaaaaaataaaaaaataaaaatggggacatatcatgaaaatctgactttttctgtgtttaagtgctataatcaggTCCCCAGTGCATCTAACAACCCAGAAAATTCGGAAAAAAAAGgtcaacccagtaactttgttttggcaagcctttcgctgcaagcatgtgaaaaagaGCCGCTCAggtttcgctccccttgtgacataggaagggtatcttattataatattaccacccctTGATCTGCACGTTTCTAACCatggcgccgccattttgttttcgcaagcaaAAACGGTGTACCAAAAgttcgagcaaagcatgctaactctTCTTTTATTGGCTGCACAGATGagcactatttagagtctcgttagcttggatagcctgcaagttgacacTGGCAAGCTCagttgctaaaaaaggagcgcTTCTGTCCGAGCAAtaatttggaaaaaatattagaccattcacagcatttgatagcagtCGTAAACGTTAGCCTAGTGTGtgtggctctgtttggcaaacaggtacgctatgtatagtggccgtccatacgggttttgcacaaaagattaacatgacggcacatgctagtcgatgagttgaatcaactccacagcaactacataaatttatccactaaccattcagaaatgtgcaGTTgctttctaaaagttgtaacttcttcctgagtttcTATAACAGTGTCTGACTActgtttgaacaatgtaaagctgaacactgttactgacaatcatcattttggccgCATGAGAtcctccagttttgttgttgttgagcaacggaagcacgagctgttaaagctccgccctctttagGAAAGCcagcagggagcagcagctcatttgcatttaaagggacacacacaaaaagggcATGTTTTTGCTCGCACACAAATAtgagcaaatttgacaagctataataaatgatctgtggggtattttgagctgaaacttcacagacacattctggggacaccagagacttatattacatcttgtgaaaaggggcataataggtcccctttaaattaataGGTCATTCTAAATGAATTGGAAAGAATATGGAAATGGATAATTTAAAGTATACATATGGATGATtgtgtgaatgaatgactcttaaTTGGTGATTTCAGGTGCACATTCATGTGAATGGGGAGCTTGTGGAGACACACAGAGAGGTGGTATCAGACCCTTCATTAGCGGAAGGACACAACCCCTCCCTCCACTCAGAGGAATACAAAGGAAAATCCACAGGTAACCTGACCctaaagtttagggtcagtcaTTTTTACTCTTTATcagtaattaatacttttatttagcaatgatgcattaaatttatcaaaaatgacagtaaagacatttataatgttacaaaaaaatatatttcaaataaatgctgttcttttgaactttctatgcatcaaagaatcctaaaaaaaatgtatcacagtttccaaaaaatattaagcagcacaactgttttcaacattgataataaacatattaattacagtatattataatgatttctgaaggatcatgtgacactgaagactgatgaatggctgctgaaaattcagttttgccattacaggattaaattacattttaaaatatattcaaatagaaaacagttattttaaattgtaataatatttcacaatattgctgtttttactgttttttgatcaaataaatgcagctttggtgagacTTCTATCAAAAAAATCATACCGaccaaaaaaacttttgaatagtagtgtacaCCATCTGTTCACCTTAACGTTGAAACCTATATGATGGCAAAAGGGAGTTATTTAGCAAgatgtccaagctgctcttttccatacaataaaagaaGGTGGTAACCCCGACTGTCAAGCTTCACAACCACACCACTTCTAAGGGTCATACGATACACTTTAAATCAAATTTGCATAACGTTTCATTTAATGACAATAAATAATCAAACAGTCTCCTTGTAAACACATTAATTGCAGAAACAGTGAAGTTTCTTTACTAAATTTAGAACACAGTTatacttaaaggggtggttcacccaaaaatgaaaattctgtcatcatttactcaccttcaagttgttccaaacctgtatgaatttctttcttctgctgaacacaaaagaagatattttggtaaccagacattgacttccatagtaggaaaaaaatactatggaattcaatggctaccgtcaactgtctggttaccagcattcttcaaaatatcttcttttgtgttca
This window encodes:
- the LOC127519771 gene encoding uncharacterized protein LOC127519771 isoform X2; translated protein: MTDSEGKKPLPKTVHSMNAYLGALPIKRCLDLGADIVVTGRCVDSAVVLGPLMHSFAWDSNNYDLLAAGSLAGHLIECGAQATGGIFTDWHTVPDWDNMGFPVVECSADGSFTLSKPPKTGGLVSFGTVAEQLVYEIGDPQHYLLPDVTCDFSNVTITEIPDVDGGAVKVGGAKGSPPSGDYKVCATYMDGFRATAVCPVGGPRAVEKARRTAESIIKRTQRIFRQLGLEDYAEVNIQVLGAEDTYGPHAINKGPREAVVWMAVHHKQKKALEFFSREVAPAGTGMAPGLTAIVGGRPRISPVLKPFFFLHPKADLKVHIHVNGELVETHREVVSDPSLAEGHNPSLHSEEYKGKSTDLPSGPHTFRLEELAYTRSGDKGDSANIGVIARHPLYFPYLKKFLTAEVVEQYFQHLIRKDQTDVPSVIRYELPGIHGLNFILPNSLGGGGVASLRSDPQGKAYGQMLLDYKLRGLPDLKSLVD